A single window of Gossypium arboreum isolate Shixiya-1 chromosome 13, ASM2569848v2, whole genome shotgun sequence DNA harbors:
- the LOC108464430 gene encoding diphosphomevalonate decarboxylase MVD2, peroxisomal isoform X1, whose translation MAAKLKYLSHRERKRKFGFSFFESNYQFTSSIIANSERKGIRSDLLQMGEKWVLMKTAQTPTNIAVIKYWGKRDETLILPVNDSISVTLDPAHLCTTTTVAVSPAFQQDRMWLNGKEMSLSGGRYQNCLREIRKRAREVEDKERGIKIEKKDWEKLHLHIASYNNFPTAAGLASSAAGFACLVFALAKLMNVSEDESQLSAIARQGSGSACRSLFGGFVKWIMGKEDDGSDSLAVQLVDEKHWEDLFIIIAVVSSRQKETSSTSGMRESVETSSLLQHRAKEVVPKRTIQMEEAIQNRDFASFAKLACADSNQFHAVCLDTLPPIFYMNDTSHRIISYVEKWNRSEGTPQVAYTFDAGPNAVLIARDRKAAAQLIQRLLFYFPPKSDTDLDSYLLGDKTILKDAGLEGLEDVKALSPPPENGSAQKYPGDVSYFICTRPGKGPILLSNDKLALLDPETGLPK comes from the exons ATGGCTGCAAAATTGAAGTACCTAAGCCATAGGGAACGAAAACGAAAG TTTGGGTTTTCGTTTTTTGAGTCAAACTATCAGTTTACTTCCTCTATCATCGCAAATTCTGAAAGAAAAGGGATCCGATCTGATCTGCTGCAAATGGGGGAGAAATGGGTGTTGATGAAAACGGCTCAGACCCCTACCAACATTGCAGTGATTAAGTATTGGGGGAAGAGGGATGAGACCCTTATTTTGCCCGTTAACGATAGCATCAGCGTTACTCTTGATCCTGCTCATCTCTGCACCACAACCACTGTCGCTGTTAGCCCTGCTTTCCAACAAGATCGTATGTGGCTCAATGGCAAG GAAATGTCCCTTTCCGGAGGAAGGTACCAGAACTGTTTGAGGGAAATCAGAAAACGGGCTAGGGAAGTTGAGGATAAAGAGAGGGGAATAAAGATAGAGAAGAAAGATTGGGAGAAACTGCATCTTCATATTGCATCTTATAACAATTTCCCTACAGCTGCAGGATTGGCTTCCTCTGCTGCTGGTTTTGCTTGTCTTG TTTTTGCACTTGCAAAGCTTATGAATGTCAGTGAAGATGAGAGTCAACTTTCTGCTATTGCTAG gCAAGGTTCAGGCAGTGCTTGTCGGAGTTTGTTTGGTGGATTCGTTAAGTGGATTATGGGAAAA GAGGATGATGGAAGTGATAGTCTTGCAGTTCAACTAGTAGATGAAAAACACTGGGAAGATCTCTTCATCATTATTGCTGTG GTAAGTTCACGGCAGAAGGAAACAAGTAGCACCTCTGGAATGCGTGAGAGTGTTGAGACAAGTTCGCTTTTACAGCATAGGGCAAAG gAAGTTGTTCCAAAACGCACAATACAGATGGAAGAAGCCATACAAAACCGTGATTTTGCATCTTTTGCAAAATTAGCCTGTGCTGATAGTAACCAATTCCATGCAGTCTGCTTGGATACGTTGCCACCCATATTCTACATGAATGATACATCTCACAG GATAATCAGCTATGTTGAGAAGTGGAATCGTTCTGAAGGAACCCCTCAG GTGGCATATACATTTGACGCTGGGCCGAATGCAGTTTTAATTGCACGAGATAGAAAGGCAGCTGCTCAATTAATTCAGCGGCTGCTTTTCTACTTCCCTCCAAAGAGTGATACTGATCTGGACAG CTACCTTCTCGGTGATAAGACGATACTTAAAGATGCCGGACTCGAGGGATTGGAGGATGTGAAAGCTTTGTCCCCACCTCCTGAAAATGGTTCAGCTCAGAAATACCCTGGGGATGTCAGTTACTTCATCTGTACAAGACCTGGGAAAGGCCCTATTTTGCTTTCAAATGACAAACTGGCTCTTCTTGACCCAGAAACTGGACTTCCCAAGTAA
- the LOC108462422 gene encoding uncharacterized protein LOC108462422, with protein sequence MVKYLDEEYTIPHFTHFHPLKLVDFNHKDGVICSICEELCSSSSSSSSTYGCMGCNFFLHKSCMKSIPRQLINHHIHPCTLIFITDPYGREECDCCGEHIVPGMKFSCGACEFGLHVKCALFPTIDSEDAKEIQHFCHPHTLALVQNDEEYGSEPRCVACAQICLAPAPTFRCSRSCDLFFLHKSCYVKLPYSSVNFKHPFHSKHPLTIKYLPYNDHIRTCDACFRGIDSTLLAYSCRKSECKFNLHLDCYKLLPSITFSGHQHLLTLFEKTADVTCHLCGVNCHNFVLRCVLCDINIHFQCHPSAPETIKHKSHLHPLTLTKSLFEFELNSDEEEEEFYCDVCEQKRNQKELIYYCAECKFIAEVKCVFSAVLSLFSEDNSFEKEISKDDMTEVCLEIQKWQVENLLLKRIRLHEGLQVLETKMKQLEEESNGVKKEMRRTEGMLGNLVGGSSIRLIKLVENNSQLRDLFNNAKNQGLRIER encoded by the exons ATGGTAAAATATTTAGATGAGGAGTACACCATTCCACATTTCACTCATTTTCATCCCTTAAAACTTGTTGATTTCAACCACAAAGATGGAGTGATCTGCTCCATTTGTGAAGAGCTttgctcttcttcttcttcttcttcttctacctACGGTTGCATGGGATGCAATTTTTTCCTTCATAAATCTTGCATGAAGAGCATTCCGCGACAGTTGATCAATCATCACATCCATCCATGCACTCTCATATTCATCACAGACCCTTACGGTAGAGAAGAATGTGATTGTTGTGGCGAGCATATTGTCCCCGGCATGAAGTTCAGCTGTGGAGCATGTGAATTCGGTCTCCATGTCAAATGTGCCCTATTTCCCACCATAGACTCTGAAGATGCCAAAGAGATCCAACACTTCTGTCACCCGCATACACTAGCTCTTGTCCAAAACGATGAAGAATATGGCAGCGAACCTCGTTGTGTAGCATGTGCACAGATTTGCTTAGCTCCCGCACCAACTTTCAGGTGTAGCAGATCATGCGACCTCTTCTTTTTACATAAATCATGCTATGTTAAATTACCTTACAGCTCTGTAAATTTTAAGCATCCTTTTCATTCCAAACACCCTCTCACCATCAAATACCTTCCATACAATGATCATATCCGCACTTGTGATGCATGTTTCCGAGGCATTGATTCAACTCTCTTAGCATATAGCTGTCGGAAATCTGAGTGTAAGTTTAACCTTCACTTGGATTGTTATAAACTGCTGCCCTCTATTACGTTTAGTGGCCATCAACACCTTCTCACTCTCTTTGAGAAAACAGCCGATGTTACTTGCCATCTTTGTGGTGTAAACTGCCATAACTTCGTCCTTCGATGTGTGCTATGTGACATTAACATCCATTTCCAGTGTCATCCTTCAGCACCTGAAACAATAAAGCACAAATCTCATCTCCATCCTTTAACTCTTACAAAATCTCTTTTTGAATTTGAGTTGAACTCGGATGAAGAAGAGGAAGAATTTTATTGTGATGTTTGCGAGCAAAAAAGAAACCAAAAGGAATTGATTTATTATTGCGCCGAGTGCAAATTTATTGCTGAAGTCAAATGCGTGTTTTCTGCG GTGTTATCATTATTTTCTGAGGACAATTCATTTGAAAAAGAAATATCGAAAGATGATATGACTGAAGTTTGTCTAGAAATTCAAAAATGGCAGGTGGAAAATCTCCTACTAAAGCGCATCAGATTACACGAAGGACTACAGGTATTAGAAACAAAAATGAAGCAATTAGAAGAAGAATCGAATGGTGTGAAAAAGGAGATGAGGAGGACAGAAGGTATGCTAGGCAACCTAGTGGGAGGTAGCTCAATACGGTTAATCAAACTAGTGGAAAATAATTCTCAATTGCGAGATTTGTTCAATAATGCCAAGAATCAAGGTTTGAGGATCGAACgataa
- the LOC108464430 gene encoding diphosphomevalonate decarboxylase MVD2, peroxisomal isoform X2, whose product MGEKWVLMKTAQTPTNIAVIKYWGKRDETLILPVNDSISVTLDPAHLCTTTTVAVSPAFQQDRMWLNGKEMSLSGGRYQNCLREIRKRAREVEDKERGIKIEKKDWEKLHLHIASYNNFPTAAGLASSAAGFACLVFALAKLMNVSEDESQLSAIARQGSGSACRSLFGGFVKWIMGKEDDGSDSLAVQLVDEKHWEDLFIIIAVVSSRQKETSSTSGMRESVETSSLLQHRAKEVVPKRTIQMEEAIQNRDFASFAKLACADSNQFHAVCLDTLPPIFYMNDTSHRIISYVEKWNRSEGTPQVAYTFDAGPNAVLIARDRKAAAQLIQRLLFYFPPKSDTDLDSYLLGDKTILKDAGLEGLEDVKALSPPPENGSAQKYPGDVSYFICTRPGKGPILLSNDKLALLDPETGLPK is encoded by the exons ATGGGGGAGAAATGGGTGTTGATGAAAACGGCTCAGACCCCTACCAACATTGCAGTGATTAAGTATTGGGGGAAGAGGGATGAGACCCTTATTTTGCCCGTTAACGATAGCATCAGCGTTACTCTTGATCCTGCTCATCTCTGCACCACAACCACTGTCGCTGTTAGCCCTGCTTTCCAACAAGATCGTATGTGGCTCAATGGCAAG GAAATGTCCCTTTCCGGAGGAAGGTACCAGAACTGTTTGAGGGAAATCAGAAAACGGGCTAGGGAAGTTGAGGATAAAGAGAGGGGAATAAAGATAGAGAAGAAAGATTGGGAGAAACTGCATCTTCATATTGCATCTTATAACAATTTCCCTACAGCTGCAGGATTGGCTTCCTCTGCTGCTGGTTTTGCTTGTCTTG TTTTTGCACTTGCAAAGCTTATGAATGTCAGTGAAGATGAGAGTCAACTTTCTGCTATTGCTAG gCAAGGTTCAGGCAGTGCTTGTCGGAGTTTGTTTGGTGGATTCGTTAAGTGGATTATGGGAAAA GAGGATGATGGAAGTGATAGTCTTGCAGTTCAACTAGTAGATGAAAAACACTGGGAAGATCTCTTCATCATTATTGCTGTG GTAAGTTCACGGCAGAAGGAAACAAGTAGCACCTCTGGAATGCGTGAGAGTGTTGAGACAAGTTCGCTTTTACAGCATAGGGCAAAG gAAGTTGTTCCAAAACGCACAATACAGATGGAAGAAGCCATACAAAACCGTGATTTTGCATCTTTTGCAAAATTAGCCTGTGCTGATAGTAACCAATTCCATGCAGTCTGCTTGGATACGTTGCCACCCATATTCTACATGAATGATACATCTCACAG GATAATCAGCTATGTTGAGAAGTGGAATCGTTCTGAAGGAACCCCTCAG GTGGCATATACATTTGACGCTGGGCCGAATGCAGTTTTAATTGCACGAGATAGAAAGGCAGCTGCTCAATTAATTCAGCGGCTGCTTTTCTACTTCCCTCCAAAGAGTGATACTGATCTGGACAG CTACCTTCTCGGTGATAAGACGATACTTAAAGATGCCGGACTCGAGGGATTGGAGGATGTGAAAGCTTTGTCCCCACCTCCTGAAAATGGTTCAGCTCAGAAATACCCTGGGGATGTCAGTTACTTCATCTGTACAAGACCTGGGAAAGGCCCTATTTTGCTTTCAAATGACAAACTGGCTCTTCTTGACCCAGAAACTGGACTTCCCAAGTAA